From the Oryza glaberrima chromosome 5, OglaRS2, whole genome shotgun sequence genome, one window contains:
- the LOC127774815 gene encoding benzyl alcohol O-benzoyltransferase-like, translating into MAMEKQQLRFNVRRREPELVGPAAPTPRETKRLSDLDDHETLRVQVKFAFFYRAGGEHDAAGVVRRALGEALVPYYPLAGRVREVEERKLVVDCTGEGVLFVEADADVRLEELEEDGDGGGELRPPFPSMDQLLLDVEGSGGGVLGSPLLLVQVTRLLCGGFVLAVRVNHTMCDAIGAAQFLLAVGELARGLPAPTVRPAWCRELLDARSPPAPSFPHREFDVVPPPPPPGDLVTRTFTFTAADVAAIREGLPPRLRGTATTFEALTAFLWRARTAALELPDGEDARLVVIANLRGVAELNLPGGYYGNACVAPTAITTGEALLRRGSLGDAAEMVREAKAAVTAEYARSAADMLVLRGRPLLALSNVFVVSDHRHAGFHRLDLGWGEPAYGGGADVVFGLAFLVAVKNGGGGGESAVGALVSLPPPAMERFASEMEKLYTRPN; encoded by the coding sequence atggccatggagaAGCAGCAGCTTCGCTTCAACGTGCGCCGGCGAGAGCCCGAGCTCGTCGGCCCCGCCGCGCCGACACCTCGCGAGACCAAGCGGCTGTCCGACCTCGACGACCACGAGACGCTGCGTGTCCAGGTCAAGTTCGCTTTCTTCtaccgcgccggcggcgagcacgacgcGGCGGGCGTCGTCCGGCGCGCGCTCGGCGAGGCGCTGGTGCCGTACTACCCGCTCGCCGGGCGCGtccgggaggtggaggagcggaAGCTTGTCGTTGACTGCACCGGCGAGGGCGTGCTGTTcgtcgaggccgacgccgacgtgcggctggaggagctggaggaggacggtgacggcggcggtgagtTGAGGCCGCCGTTCCCGTCCATGGACCAGCTGCTGCTCGACGTCgagggctccggcggcggcgtgctcggCTCGCCGTTGCTGCTCGTGCAGGTGACCCGGCTGCTCTGCGGCGGCTTCGTCCTCGCGGTCCGCGTCAACCACACCATGTGCGACGCCATCGGCGCCGCGCAGTTCCtgctcgccgtcggcgagctcgcgcgcggGCTCCCCGCCCCGACGGTGCGGCCTGCATGGTGCCGCGAGCTCCTCGACGCGCGTAGCCCACCGGCGCCGTCGTTTCCTCACCGCGAGTTCgacgtcgtgccgccgccgccgccgcccggcgacCTCGTGACACGCACCTTCACCTTCacggccgccgacgtcgccgcgaTCAGGGAAGGCCTCCCGCCGCGCCTCCGCGGCACGGCGACGACGTTCGAGGCGCTCACGGCGTTCCTCTGGCGAGCCCGCACGGCGGCGCTGGAGCTCCCCGACGGCGAGGACGCGCGCCTGGTGGTGATCGCGAACCTCAGGGGCGTCGCCGAGCTGAACCTCCCCGGCGGCTACTACGGCAACGCGTGCGTCGCCCCGACGGCGATCACCACCGGCGAGGCGCTGCTGCGGCGCGGGTCGctgggcgacgcggcggagatggtgcgggaggcgaaggcggcggtgacggcggagtACGCGCGGTCCGCCGCCGATATGCTCGTCCTGCGCGGGCGGCCGCTGCTGGCGCTGTCGAACGTGTTCGTCGTGTCGGACCACCGGCACGCCGGGTTCCACCGGCTGGACTTGGGGTGGGGCGAGCCGGCGtacggaggcggcgccgacgtgGTGTTCGGGCTggccttcctcgtcgccgtcaagaacggcggcggcggcggggagagcgCGGTGGGCGCGCTggtgtcgctgccgccgccggcaatgGAGCGGTTCGCGTCGGAGATGGAGAAGCTGTACACGCGGCCCAACTAA